From one Trifolium pratense cultivar HEN17-A07 linkage group LG1, ARS_RC_1.1, whole genome shotgun sequence genomic stretch:
- the LOC123914730 gene encoding uncharacterized protein LOC123914730 isoform X2, with protein sequence MEGREDNSNGAEVPKKSRSLDLKSLYNSKLTEEALKKSSKRKGSGSTGGGEERRNKRKKARKEVSLSSLENADGSGKKVVDEVSEKGPSSGGDDLGELELGVNEGINSSSGLNGVLVGVASDVCIPKRKRTLVGRKKFDHGQSSNPVEDPAQEFGHDDLVPKLGSDDSGRAVQSSKTNLKKCFDEFKENRNSDSNSISVQRVKENGDHVPNSFVNSGHSSLKKSKKKDRKQKALASDKPRVSKEGEPLIDSGTISVDLREDDEENLEENAARMLSSRFDPSCTGFSSSSKSSPLPSANDLSFLLPSSRNIVNHGSKSRSGSESASVDTAGRHLRPRAQCKDKEKKSRKRRHFYEILPGNVDAYWALKRRIKVFWPLDQSWYYGYVDDYDEEKKLHHVKYDDRDVEWIDLQTERFKLLLLRNEVPGRTKGRRDLTKSRRSDQQNGSKSREERQGEVIKDDDSCGGSSMDSEPIISWFNRSSHRLKSSSNHGIKKQKTSVTHPSTTSSLLYDEPVSVKGNATKNSSRGVTNNLSRGSLSQDKLGDNLRENSSLQSATQIKDRKQPAVYVRKRFRRSAPMSPPVPKEKHIIVSTPCSISCDHVVGGIQNVKEPSGRMFEGPLWFNYNEGVSKVFWDMGSASFKFDLHFPIRLILKEAFQSENLWVLYAVFLLRYGTVVTKWPRVCLEMLFVDNVVGLRFLLFEGCLKMAATLVFFVLTVFHQPAPLGSSDLHLQLPFTSIGFKLSSLHAIKQPLVFELYNFSRLKNSNWVCLDSKLKRHCLLSKQLHLSECTYDNIQALQRGSNESTAASISEPSSIKVVRKRSRPGINIMGVSKASSRVDTHQSSDVGERKLPPFALSFAAAPSFFLCLHLKLLMEQSAAHIGFYNHVPADDQEDSGLVTGDYSNMDDSSNRNSEIMQRKDTATLSNGAAGDGLLCAGLDQLAGTSTCGDRVVSHNDQNIGLHGTEISISHGSERLGNIHSPASQSSHSAKMLGSLPSSSSIHQDKAGDGSRSFNGDLHVQIPSVDEFEKPNAQQSPDLSWNMNGSGIPSSNRTAPRSSYRNRNNSLSLGFQSHAWSDGKTDSLYNDFSNGPKKPRTQVSYSVPFAGYELNSKHRINNQKGLPNKRIRKASEKKPSDVARAPEKNFECLSCDANVLITVGDKGWREYGSRVVLELFEHNEWKLSVKLLGVSRYSYKAHQFMQPGSANRYTHAMMWKGGKDWTLEFSDRSQWALFKEMHEECYNRNLRAASVKNIPIPGVHLIEENDDNGSEVTFVRSSMYFRQLETDFEMALDPSRVLYDMDSEDEQWFSNIRNSEMYNGDLNGITEEMFEKTMDLLEKAAFAKLRDQFTPNEIEELMLNVGPLCIVKIIYDHWHQRRQKKGMALIRHFQTSFAD encoded by the exons ATGGAAGGTAGGGAAGATAACTCTAATGGTGCTGAAGTTCCTAAGAAATCAAGATCTTTGGATcttaaaagtttatataattCAAAATTGACAGAAGAGGCTCTGAAGAAAAGCTCGAAGAGGAAGGGTAGTGGTAGTACTGGGGGTGGTGAGGAGAGGAGGAATAAAAGAAAGAAGGCTAGAAAGGAAGTGTCTTTAAGTAGTTTAGAAAATGCTGATGGTAGTGGGAAGAAGGTTGTTGATGAAGTAAGTGAGAAAGGGCCAAGTTCTGGTGGGGACGATTTGGGTGAACTGGAATTGGGAGTGAATGAAGGAATTAATAGCAGTAGTGGGCTTAATGGAGTTTTGGTAGGTGTTGCTAGTGATGTTTGTATTCCTAAGCGTAAGAGGACTTTAGTGGGCCGGAAGAAATTTGATCATGGTCAATCATCGAATCCTGTAGAGGATCCTGCTCAGGAGTTTGGCCATGATGATCTGGTGCCTAAGTTAGGTAGTGATGATTCAGGTAGGGCAGTTCAATCTTCAAAGACTAATTTGAAGAAATGTTTTGACGAGTTTAAGGAAAATAGGAATAgtgattcaaattcaatttcagTTCAGCGTGTCAAGGAGAACGGGGATCATGTCCCTAACTCTTTTGTAAATAGTGGGCATTCATCtttaaaaaagtcaaaaaaGAAGGATAGGAAGCAAAAGGCTCTGGCTTCAGATAAACCTAGGGTTTCCAAGGAGGGCGAGCCTTTGATTGATAGCGGTACAATATCTGTTGATTTGCGTGAAGATGATGAGGAAAATCTTGAGGAGAATGCAGCAAGGATGCTTTCTTCAAGGTTTGATCCAAGCTGTACTGGGTTTTCTTCTAGTAGCAAGTCTTCTCCCCTGCCATCAGCAAATGATTTGTCCTTTTTGCTACCTTCAAGTCGAAATATTGTTAATCATGGCTCAAAGTCTCGGTCGGGTTCAGAATCAGCTTCAGTTGATACCGCCGGCAGACATTTGAGGCCAAGGGCACAATGCAAAGATAAGGAAAAGAAGTCCAGGAAGAGGCGCCATTTTTATGAAATTCTGCCTGGTAATGTAGATGCATATTGGGCACTGAAACGTAGAATTAAAGTATTTTGGCCTTTGGATCAGAGTTGGTATTATGGCTATGTCGATGATTATGACGAGGAGAAAAAGCTTCACCATGTCAAATATGATGACCGAGATGTAGAATGGATTGATCTCCAAACTGAGAGGTTCAAACTCTTGTTACTTCGTAATGAAGTTCCTGGACGTACAAAGGGGAGAAGGGATTTGACAAAAAGTAGAAGGTCTGATCAGCAAAATGGAAGCAAGTCCAGAGAAGAAAGGCAGGGAGAAGTGATTAAGGACGATGATAGCTGTGGTGGGAGCTCTATGGACTCGGAGCCTATAATTTCGTGGTTTAATCGATCTTCTCATCGGCTTAAGTCATCTTCTAATCACGGCATTAAGAAACAGAAAACTTCTGTGACACATCCAAGTACAACCTCATCATTGCTATATGATGAACCTGTTTCAGTAAAGGGAAATGCAACTAAAAATTCCTCTAGGGGTGTTACAAATAATTTGTCTCGTGGTTCTTTATCACAAGATAAGTTAGGTGATAATTTGAGGGAGAATTCCTCATTGCAAAGCGCCACTCAAATTAAAGATCGCAAACAGCCTGCTGTATATGTTAGGAAGCGGTTTCGAAGGTCAGCTCCAATGTCGCCTCCTGTGCCCAAAGAGAAACACATCATTGTAAGTACACCCTGTTCTATTTCCTGTGATCATGTGGTTGGTGGGATTCAGAATGTAAAAGAACCAAGTGGCAGGATGTTTGAGGGGCCGCTGTGGTTCAATTACAATGAGGGAGTATCAAAAGTGTTTTGGGACATGGGGTCAGCATCATTCAAATTTGACTTACACTTTCCTATAAGGCTGATATTAAAAGAAGCGTTTCAATCCGAAAATTTGTGGGTTCTCTATGCTGTTTTTCTGCTTCGGTATGGTACAGTTGTGACGAAGTGGCCAAGAGTTTGTTTGGAGATGCTTTTTGTTGATAATGTGGTTGGGTTGAGATTTCTATTATTTGAAGGCTGCTTGAAGATGGCTGCAACCCTTGTCTTTTTTGTCCTCACGGTTTTCCATCAACCTGCTCCCTTGGGGAGTAGTGACTTGCACTTGCAGCTTCCGTTTACATCTATTGGATTCAAGCTTTCCAGTCTTCATGCGATCAAGCAGCCACTTGTGTTTGAACTATATAATTTCTCCAGATTGAAGAATTCAAATTGGGTGTGCTTGGATTCTAAGCTCAAGAGGCACTGCCTACTCAGTAAGCAGCTCCATCTATCTGAATGCACATACGATAACATCCAGGCACTTCAGCGTGGATCAAATGAGTCCACCGCAGCTTCCATCAGTGAGCCCTCATCAATCAAG GTAGTGAGGAAGAGGAGTAGGCCAGGGATTAACATCATGGGTGTTTCCAAAGCGTCCTCTCGAGTTGATACTCACCAATCTTCTGATGTCGGCGAGAGGAAGCTTCCTCCATTTGCTCTTTCTTTTGCTGCTGCACCTTCATTTTTTCTCTGTTTGCATCTTAAGTTGCTGATGGAGCAGTCGGCAGCTCATATAGGCTTTTATAATCATGTACCAGCAGATGACCAGGAAGATTCTGGCTTGGTGACAGGTGACTATTCCAACATGGATGATAGCTCTAACAGGAATTCAGAGATTATGCAGCGGAAAGATACGGCTACTTTGTCAAATGGTGCTGCAGGTGATGGATTGTTGTGTGCTGGGTTAGATCAATTAGCCGGTACATCTACCTGTGGTGATCGAGTTGTCTCTCATAATGACCAGAATATTGGTCTTCATGGGACTGAAATTTCTATTTCCCATGGTTCTGAGAGGCTTGGTAATATCCACTCACCAGCATCACAATCCAGTCATTCAGCAAAAATGCTAGGATCATTACCTTCAAGTTCTTCGATACACCAGGATAAGGCAGGCGATGGTTCTCGTTCTTTTAATGGTGATCTCCATGTCCAAATTCCTTCAGTTGATGAATTTGAGAAACCTAATGCTCAACAGTCTCCTGATTTGTCTTGGAACATGAATGGAAGTGGTATTCCAAGCTCCAATAGAACTGCTCCAAGAAGTTCTTATCGGAACCGGAATAATTCGTTGTCATTGGGATTCCAGTCACATGCATGGTCTGACGGCAAGACTGACTCTCTTTACAACGATTTTAGCAATGGACCCAAAAAGCCGCGTACCCAAGTATCATATTCAGTACCATTTGCAGGGTATGAATTAAATTCAAAGCACAGAATCAATAATCAGAAAGGGCTTCCTAACAAACGAATTAGAAAGGCCAGTGAAAAGAAGCCCTCAGATGTTGCTAGGGCCcctgaaaagaattttgaatgCTTATCTTGTGATGCAAATGTCTTGATTACAGTTGGTGATAAAGGGTGGAGAGAATATGGCTCCCGTGTTGTATTGGAGCTGTTTGAACATAATGAGTGGAAACTCTCTGTAAAACTTTTAGGAGTTTCAAGGTATTCATACAAAGCACATCAGTTTATGCAGCCTGGATCAGCAAATCGTTATACACATGCAATGATGTGGAAAGGAGGGAAGGATTGGACATTGGAATTTTCTGACAGGAGTCAGTGGGCTCTATTCAAGGAGATGCACGAGGAATGCTACAACCGGAACCTCCGTGCTGCTTCAGTTAAAAACATACCTATTCCTGGTGTTCACTTGATAGAAGAAAATGATGATAATGGATCCGAGGTAACTTTTGTTCGGAGCTCTATGTATTTCCGACAGCTTGAAACAGATTTTGAGATGGCTCTCGATCCATCCCGGGTTCTGTATGACATGGATAGCGAGGACGAGCAATGGTTTTCAAACATTCGAAATTCTGAAATGTACAATGGTGACTTGAATGGGATCACAGAGGAGATGTTTGAGAAGACAATGGACTTGCTTGAAAAGGCTGCATTTGCTAAGCTGCGTGATCAGTTTACACCAAATGAAATAGAGGAACTCATGCTTAATGTTGGGCCTTTGTGTATAGTCAAAATCATTTATGACCATTGGCACCAGAGAAGGCAGAAGAAGGGAATGGCTTTAATACGGCACTTTCAG ACTAGCTTTGCTGATTGA
- the LOC123914730 gene encoding uncharacterized protein LOC123914730 isoform X1 yields MEGREDNSNGAEVPKKSRSLDLKSLYNSKLTEEALKKSSKRKGSGSTGGGEERRNKRKKARKEVSLSSLENADGSGKKVVDEVSEKGPSSGGDDLGELELGVNEGINSSSGLNGVLVGVASDVCIPKRKRTLVGRKKFDHGQSSNPVEDPAQEFGHDDLVPKLGSDDSGRAVQSSKTNLKKCFDEFKENRNSDSNSISVQRVKENGDHVPNSFVNSGHSSLKKSKKKDRKQKALASDKPRVSKEGEPLIDSGTISVDLREDDEENLEENAARMLSSRFDPSCTGFSSSSKSSPLPSANDLSFLLPSSRNIVNHGSKSRSGSESASVDTAGRHLRPRAQCKDKEKKSRKRRHFYEILPGNVDAYWALKRRIKVFWPLDQSWYYGYVDDYDEEKKLHHVKYDDRDVEWIDLQTERFKLLLLRNEVPGRTKGRRDLTKSRRSDQQNGSKSREERQGEVIKDDDSCGGSSMDSEPIISWFNRSSHRLKSSSNHGIKKQKTSVTHPSTTSSLLYDEPVSVKGNATKNSSRGVTNNLSRGSLSQDKLGDNLRENSSLQSATQIKDRKQPAVYVRKRFRRSAPMSPPVPKEKHIIVSTPCSISCDHVVGGIQNVKEPSGRMFEGPLWFNYNEGVSKVFWDMGSASFKFDLHFPIRLILKEAFQSENLWVLYAVFLLRYGTVVTKWPRVCLEMLFVDNVVGLRFLLFEGCLKMAATLVFFVLTVFHQPAPLGSSDLHLQLPFTSIGFKLSSLHAIKQPLVFELYNFSRLKNSNWVCLDSKLKRHCLLSKQLHLSECTYDNIQALQRGSNESTAASISEPSSIKVVRKRSRPGINIMGVSKASSRVDTHQSSDVGERKLPPFALSFAAAPSFFLCLHLKLLMEQSAAHIGFYNHVPADDQEDSGLVTGDYSNMDDSSNRNSEIMQRKDTATLSNGAAGDGLLCAGLDQLAGTSTCGDRVVSHNDQNIGLHGTEISISHGSERLGNIHSPASQSSHSAKMLGSLPSSSSIHQDKAGDGSRSFNGDLHVQIPSVDEFEKPNAQQSPDLSWNMNGSGIPSSNRTAPRSSYRNRNNSLSLGFQSHAWSDGKTDSLYNDFSNGPKKPRTQVSYSVPFAGYELNSKHRINNQKGLPNKRIRKASEKKPSDVARAPEKNFECLSCDANVLITVGDKGWREYGSRVVLELFEHNEWKLSVKLLGVSRYSYKAHQFMQPGSANRYTHAMMWKGGKDWTLEFSDRSQWALFKEMHEECYNRNLRAASVKNIPIPGVHLIEENDDNGSEVTFVRSSMYFRQLETDFEMALDPSRVLYDMDSEDEQWFSNIRNSEMYNGDLNGITEEMFEKTMDLLEKAAFAKLRDQFTPNEIEELMLNVGPLCIVKIIYDHWHQRRQKKGMALIRHFQPPMWERYQQQLKEWEVAVTKNNLSSNGCQDKGATLEKPPMFAFCLKPRGLELQNKGLKHRSQKKISVSGHTNNFRYHDGFHTTGRRPNGLAFSDERFVYPGHSYDSLDDSPLPLTSPRVFSPQDVASMKYYSMSNDTYYKNHMQKPHKSKSKKLGSFIYNNDSRMPTSYGQGMPVSEKRNGVRSNLVNYDIAGHRQYIADGTHKHRIEQLNGPAQAEYRRREAENAALHARKTAKFKRHKAEKLLSRADVATHRAMVALMTAEAKKASDEAVGDGR; encoded by the exons ATGGAAGGTAGGGAAGATAACTCTAATGGTGCTGAAGTTCCTAAGAAATCAAGATCTTTGGATcttaaaagtttatataattCAAAATTGACAGAAGAGGCTCTGAAGAAAAGCTCGAAGAGGAAGGGTAGTGGTAGTACTGGGGGTGGTGAGGAGAGGAGGAATAAAAGAAAGAAGGCTAGAAAGGAAGTGTCTTTAAGTAGTTTAGAAAATGCTGATGGTAGTGGGAAGAAGGTTGTTGATGAAGTAAGTGAGAAAGGGCCAAGTTCTGGTGGGGACGATTTGGGTGAACTGGAATTGGGAGTGAATGAAGGAATTAATAGCAGTAGTGGGCTTAATGGAGTTTTGGTAGGTGTTGCTAGTGATGTTTGTATTCCTAAGCGTAAGAGGACTTTAGTGGGCCGGAAGAAATTTGATCATGGTCAATCATCGAATCCTGTAGAGGATCCTGCTCAGGAGTTTGGCCATGATGATCTGGTGCCTAAGTTAGGTAGTGATGATTCAGGTAGGGCAGTTCAATCTTCAAAGACTAATTTGAAGAAATGTTTTGACGAGTTTAAGGAAAATAGGAATAgtgattcaaattcaatttcagTTCAGCGTGTCAAGGAGAACGGGGATCATGTCCCTAACTCTTTTGTAAATAGTGGGCATTCATCtttaaaaaagtcaaaaaaGAAGGATAGGAAGCAAAAGGCTCTGGCTTCAGATAAACCTAGGGTTTCCAAGGAGGGCGAGCCTTTGATTGATAGCGGTACAATATCTGTTGATTTGCGTGAAGATGATGAGGAAAATCTTGAGGAGAATGCAGCAAGGATGCTTTCTTCAAGGTTTGATCCAAGCTGTACTGGGTTTTCTTCTAGTAGCAAGTCTTCTCCCCTGCCATCAGCAAATGATTTGTCCTTTTTGCTACCTTCAAGTCGAAATATTGTTAATCATGGCTCAAAGTCTCGGTCGGGTTCAGAATCAGCTTCAGTTGATACCGCCGGCAGACATTTGAGGCCAAGGGCACAATGCAAAGATAAGGAAAAGAAGTCCAGGAAGAGGCGCCATTTTTATGAAATTCTGCCTGGTAATGTAGATGCATATTGGGCACTGAAACGTAGAATTAAAGTATTTTGGCCTTTGGATCAGAGTTGGTATTATGGCTATGTCGATGATTATGACGAGGAGAAAAAGCTTCACCATGTCAAATATGATGACCGAGATGTAGAATGGATTGATCTCCAAACTGAGAGGTTCAAACTCTTGTTACTTCGTAATGAAGTTCCTGGACGTACAAAGGGGAGAAGGGATTTGACAAAAAGTAGAAGGTCTGATCAGCAAAATGGAAGCAAGTCCAGAGAAGAAAGGCAGGGAGAAGTGATTAAGGACGATGATAGCTGTGGTGGGAGCTCTATGGACTCGGAGCCTATAATTTCGTGGTTTAATCGATCTTCTCATCGGCTTAAGTCATCTTCTAATCACGGCATTAAGAAACAGAAAACTTCTGTGACACATCCAAGTACAACCTCATCATTGCTATATGATGAACCTGTTTCAGTAAAGGGAAATGCAACTAAAAATTCCTCTAGGGGTGTTACAAATAATTTGTCTCGTGGTTCTTTATCACAAGATAAGTTAGGTGATAATTTGAGGGAGAATTCCTCATTGCAAAGCGCCACTCAAATTAAAGATCGCAAACAGCCTGCTGTATATGTTAGGAAGCGGTTTCGAAGGTCAGCTCCAATGTCGCCTCCTGTGCCCAAAGAGAAACACATCATTGTAAGTACACCCTGTTCTATTTCCTGTGATCATGTGGTTGGTGGGATTCAGAATGTAAAAGAACCAAGTGGCAGGATGTTTGAGGGGCCGCTGTGGTTCAATTACAATGAGGGAGTATCAAAAGTGTTTTGGGACATGGGGTCAGCATCATTCAAATTTGACTTACACTTTCCTATAAGGCTGATATTAAAAGAAGCGTTTCAATCCGAAAATTTGTGGGTTCTCTATGCTGTTTTTCTGCTTCGGTATGGTACAGTTGTGACGAAGTGGCCAAGAGTTTGTTTGGAGATGCTTTTTGTTGATAATGTGGTTGGGTTGAGATTTCTATTATTTGAAGGCTGCTTGAAGATGGCTGCAACCCTTGTCTTTTTTGTCCTCACGGTTTTCCATCAACCTGCTCCCTTGGGGAGTAGTGACTTGCACTTGCAGCTTCCGTTTACATCTATTGGATTCAAGCTTTCCAGTCTTCATGCGATCAAGCAGCCACTTGTGTTTGAACTATATAATTTCTCCAGATTGAAGAATTCAAATTGGGTGTGCTTGGATTCTAAGCTCAAGAGGCACTGCCTACTCAGTAAGCAGCTCCATCTATCTGAATGCACATACGATAACATCCAGGCACTTCAGCGTGGATCAAATGAGTCCACCGCAGCTTCCATCAGTGAGCCCTCATCAATCAAG GTAGTGAGGAAGAGGAGTAGGCCAGGGATTAACATCATGGGTGTTTCCAAAGCGTCCTCTCGAGTTGATACTCACCAATCTTCTGATGTCGGCGAGAGGAAGCTTCCTCCATTTGCTCTTTCTTTTGCTGCTGCACCTTCATTTTTTCTCTGTTTGCATCTTAAGTTGCTGATGGAGCAGTCGGCAGCTCATATAGGCTTTTATAATCATGTACCAGCAGATGACCAGGAAGATTCTGGCTTGGTGACAGGTGACTATTCCAACATGGATGATAGCTCTAACAGGAATTCAGAGATTATGCAGCGGAAAGATACGGCTACTTTGTCAAATGGTGCTGCAGGTGATGGATTGTTGTGTGCTGGGTTAGATCAATTAGCCGGTACATCTACCTGTGGTGATCGAGTTGTCTCTCATAATGACCAGAATATTGGTCTTCATGGGACTGAAATTTCTATTTCCCATGGTTCTGAGAGGCTTGGTAATATCCACTCACCAGCATCACAATCCAGTCATTCAGCAAAAATGCTAGGATCATTACCTTCAAGTTCTTCGATACACCAGGATAAGGCAGGCGATGGTTCTCGTTCTTTTAATGGTGATCTCCATGTCCAAATTCCTTCAGTTGATGAATTTGAGAAACCTAATGCTCAACAGTCTCCTGATTTGTCTTGGAACATGAATGGAAGTGGTATTCCAAGCTCCAATAGAACTGCTCCAAGAAGTTCTTATCGGAACCGGAATAATTCGTTGTCATTGGGATTCCAGTCACATGCATGGTCTGACGGCAAGACTGACTCTCTTTACAACGATTTTAGCAATGGACCCAAAAAGCCGCGTACCCAAGTATCATATTCAGTACCATTTGCAGGGTATGAATTAAATTCAAAGCACAGAATCAATAATCAGAAAGGGCTTCCTAACAAACGAATTAGAAAGGCCAGTGAAAAGAAGCCCTCAGATGTTGCTAGGGCCcctgaaaagaattttgaatgCTTATCTTGTGATGCAAATGTCTTGATTACAGTTGGTGATAAAGGGTGGAGAGAATATGGCTCCCGTGTTGTATTGGAGCTGTTTGAACATAATGAGTGGAAACTCTCTGTAAAACTTTTAGGAGTTTCAAGGTATTCATACAAAGCACATCAGTTTATGCAGCCTGGATCAGCAAATCGTTATACACATGCAATGATGTGGAAAGGAGGGAAGGATTGGACATTGGAATTTTCTGACAGGAGTCAGTGGGCTCTATTCAAGGAGATGCACGAGGAATGCTACAACCGGAACCTCCGTGCTGCTTCAGTTAAAAACATACCTATTCCTGGTGTTCACTTGATAGAAGAAAATGATGATAATGGATCCGAGGTAACTTTTGTTCGGAGCTCTATGTATTTCCGACAGCTTGAAACAGATTTTGAGATGGCTCTCGATCCATCCCGGGTTCTGTATGACATGGATAGCGAGGACGAGCAATGGTTTTCAAACATTCGAAATTCTGAAATGTACAATGGTGACTTGAATGGGATCACAGAGGAGATGTTTGAGAAGACAATGGACTTGCTTGAAAAGGCTGCATTTGCTAAGCTGCGTGATCAGTTTACACCAAATGAAATAGAGGAACTCATGCTTAATGTTGGGCCTTTGTGTATAGTCAAAATCATTTATGACCATTGGCACCAGAGAAGGCAGAAGAAGGGAATGGCTTTAATACGGCACTTTCAG CCACCTATGTGGGAACGATATCAACAGCAACTGAAGGAGTGGGAAGTAGCCGTGACCAAGAATAACCTTTCTTCTAACGGATGCCAGGATAAGGGTGCAACTTTGGAGAAGCCACCTATGTTTGCTTTCTGTTTGAAACCAAGAGGTTTGGAGTTACAGAACAAGGGATTAAAACATCGAtctcaaaagaaaatatcagTCTCTGGGCATACAAACAATTTTCGATATCACGATGGCTTCCACACTACTG GAAGAAGACCAAATGGCTTAGCATTTTCTGATGAAAGGTTTGTATACCCAGGCCATAGTTATGATTCTTTGGACGATTCTCCATTGCCTCTGACATCACCAAGAGTATTCTCCCCTCAGGATGTTGCCAGCATGAAATATTATTCTATGAGCAATGATACATACTACAAAAATCATATGCAGAAACCTCACAAAAGCAAGTCCAAGAAACTTGGgtcatttatatataataatgattcACGGATGCCAACTTCTTACGGTCAGGGTATGCCAGTGTCAGAAAAAAGAAACGGGGTTCGATCAAACTTGGTCAATTATGACATAGCAGGTCACAGGCAGTACATAGCAGATGGCACTCACAAGCATAGGATTGAACAATTGAATGGTCCAGCCCAAGCAGAGTATAGACGGCGAGAAGCAGAAAATGCTGCTCTGCATGCACGCAAGACAGCTAAGTTTAAGAGACACAAGGCTGAAAAATTGCTTTCTAGAGCAGATGTAGCAACTCACAGGGCTATGGTTGCTCTTATGACTGCTGAAGCAAAGAAAGCTTCCGACGAAGCGGTTGGTGATGGTAGGTAG